In the Flagellimonas sp. MMG031 genome, one interval contains:
- a CDS encoding histidinol-phosphate transaminase, translating to MGTTSTNINRRDWIRKSMLTAGGAMALPYIGLAERPKAPLTLDREGNAVYSPFFKEYLPKPDALFPELEAKLNANENPYGPSPMALEAFKSSASGGNRYAWRELFQLVDKIADFEGVESKNIMMGPGSSDLLEKTAMVFFMNGGNVVSADPAYMSLIQVAESVGASWKPVPLKDDWSHDLKAMEEAIDDDTKLVYICNPNNPTGSMTDHKELVDFCSRVSERVPVFVDEAYLWFLDEGAKKSMVSLVNEGKDVIIARTFSKIHGMAGLRVGYIVALEETLNRLQKITRGGMGISLPSVYAAMAAMDDAAFLEKSRNLNAECREYVYQSLEKMGITSYVPSSTSFIIFPIEMEGRAFLEQMTELKVGVRAFQFMDQNWCRVSMGTMDEMKTFTAALDKVLA from the coding sequence ATGGGAACTACATCAACCAACATCAACAGACGCGATTGGATCAGAAAAAGCATGCTTACCGCTGGAGGCGCAATGGCATTACCTTACATAGGATTGGCCGAGAGACCAAAGGCCCCCTTAACCCTTGACAGAGAGGGAAATGCTGTTTACAGTCCGTTTTTTAAAGAATATCTGCCTAAGCCAGACGCTTTGTTTCCTGAACTGGAAGCCAAACTAAATGCCAACGAAAATCCATATGGTCCATCACCTATGGCTTTGGAAGCTTTCAAAAGTTCCGCTTCGGGAGGAAATAGATACGCATGGAGGGAACTATTCCAACTAGTGGACAAAATCGCTGATTTTGAAGGTGTAGAAAGCAAAAATATTATGATGGGACCCGGTTCTTCAGATTTGTTGGAGAAAACGGCCATGGTTTTCTTTATGAACGGTGGCAATGTTGTTTCTGCCGATCCAGCTTATATGTCGCTCATTCAAGTAGCGGAATCTGTTGGTGCAAGCTGGAAGCCAGTGCCTCTAAAGGACGATTGGTCGCACGACCTTAAGGCGATGGAGGAAGCGATCGACGATGATACCAAACTGGTCTATATCTGTAACCCCAACAACCCAACCGGTTCTATGACGGACCATAAGGAATTGGTGGATTTCTGTTCACGCGTATCCGAAAGGGTTCCTGTTTTTGTGGATGAAGCCTATCTCTGGTTCTTGGATGAAGGGGCCAAAAAGAGTATGGTCTCCTTGGTGAACGAGGGCAAGGATGTCATCATAGCAAGAACTTTTTCCAAAATTCATGGAATGGCCGGTTTGCGTGTCGGATACATTGTTGCTTTGGAAGAGACTTTGAACAGACTTCAAAAAATAACAAGGGGAGGCATGGGAATTTCCTTGCCCTCCGTATACGCTGCCATGGCGGCCATGGACGATGCGGCCTTCCTTGAAAAATCAAGGAACCTAAATGCCGAGTGCAGGGAGTATGTGTACCAAAGTCTGGAAAAGATGGGCATTACTTCCTATGTTCCGTCATCCACAAGCTTTATCATTTTTCCTATTGAAATGGAAGGAAGAGCGTTTTTGGAGCAAATGACCGAGTTAAAGGTGGGTGTTCGTGCTTTCCAGTTTATGGACCAAAACTGGTGCCGTGTAAGTATGGGAACCATGGACGAAATGAAAACCTTTACCGCTGCACTCGATAAAGTGTTGGCATAG
- a CDS encoding permease, with protein MDVGIQKTIVFLFFIFIGIVLKVKFKSKEEITGIKKIILNLALPATIFIALLGVKVELHLLLLPLLALGLNLILFFAMPFILPLMGIGKGTSDYRTARLLVPSLAPGLSSFPFILEFLGDEYLAKAAMSDLGNKVFVLFFLYLVAMNWHYGLQSSEKRKGGTKLKPLIKAMVSEPVNVFIGAALVLLAFGVSMDSLPFFLSETLEKLSLIMTPLVLLFIGLAVKIKRKQFIQIFSLLCIRAGLVLLISGTFVTLAGIEAPKEILLTMAFGLSACSFWPYAHIAAVDSLEMDQKPLKRTFNSDFGVAILALSFPLSTILILATLNSGTLFAKPLMIFMVSGVLLAVGFSIPWLSGVHKKKWSSQKLMDREIQATTAEKAA; from the coding sequence GTGGACGTAGGGATTCAAAAAACCATCGTTTTTCTGTTCTTTATCTTCATTGGGATTGTACTTAAGGTGAAGTTCAAGTCCAAAGAGGAGATTACGGGCATAAAAAAAATCATTCTGAACTTGGCCCTGCCAGCGACCATCTTCATTGCGTTGTTGGGGGTCAAGGTAGAACTGCATTTGCTGCTATTGCCCTTATTGGCCCTTGGGCTCAACTTGATTTTGTTCTTTGCCATGCCGTTTATTCTGCCCCTTATGGGCATTGGAAAAGGCACGTCGGATTATAGGACTGCAAGATTGTTGGTGCCATCACTAGCGCCGGGACTTTCATCGTTTCCTTTTATTTTGGAATTCTTGGGTGATGAATACTTGGCCAAAGCCGCTATGTCCGACCTTGGCAATAAAGTGTTCGTGCTCTTCTTTTTGTATTTGGTGGCCATGAATTGGCATTATGGGCTTCAATCCAGTGAAAAAAGAAAAGGGGGAACCAAACTAAAGCCCTTGATAAAGGCCATGGTCTCGGAGCCGGTGAACGTATTTATTGGAGCAGCCTTGGTTTTGTTGGCTTTTGGGGTAAGCATGGACTCCCTACCGTTCTTTTTGAGCGAGACATTGGAGAAACTAAGCTTAATTATGACACCGCTTGTGCTGCTCTTTATCGGACTTGCGGTAAAAATCAAAAGAAAGCAGTTCATTCAGATTTTTTCACTGCTGTGTATCCGGGCAGGTTTGGTCCTTCTCATATCTGGAACCTTTGTCACTCTTGCGGGCATTGAAGCACCAAAGGAAATCCTCCTGACCATGGCGTTTGGACTAAGTGCCTGCAGTTTTTGGCCTTATGCCCATATCGCGGCCGTAGATAGTTTGGAAATGGACCAAAAACCCCTCAAAAGAACCTTTAACAGTGATTTTGGGGTGGCCATATTGGCCTTATCATTCCCCTTGTCCACCATCTTGATCTTGGCGACATTGAACAGCGGAACCCTTTTTGCAAAACCATTGATGATTTTTATGGTTTCAGGTGTCCTATTAGCCGTTGGGTTTTCCATTCCTTGGCTCAGCGGAGTGCACAAAAAAAAGTGGTCTTCCCAAAAGCTCATGGATCGTGAAATACAAGCTACAACGGCGGAAAAAGCCGCTTAA
- a CDS encoding Zn-dependent hydrolase — protein MKSVLFPLLAILCTGITTAQQSTIKVDQDRLEDRIFKLAEFGLQENGETERVAFSDADIEARNWVIQTLKGLEMEVQVDAAGNIIGTRKGTDATKKPIAFGSHIDRVPNGGNYDGCLGSMAALEIIETLNENNITTEHPLEVIIFPNEEGGVMGSRAMAGNLGKSAFPIVNATGYSMGEGIMRIGGDTTKIESAKREKGSLAAFLELHIEQGGKLEKEQLDIGVVEGIVGLNWWDVVFTGFANHAGTTPMDARQDALLAAAKYIVAVNEITNSFEGTQVGTVGRIKAEPGAPNVIPGKVVASLEIRDLSSEVIQKVYNAIKEKTEEIAESSNVSVEFLPLDTTAEPALTDTKIQKEIESSAKALGLSYQYMPSGAGHDAQDISRFAPVGMIFVPSKGGISHSPKEFTSAEDMANGANVLLHTILSLDKKLD, from the coding sequence ATGAAGTCAGTACTCTTCCCATTATTGGCCATTTTATGCACTGGTATCACTACTGCGCAACAATCCACGATAAAGGTTGACCAAGACCGACTTGAGGACAGGATTTTCAAGCTGGCCGAATTCGGATTGCAAGAAAATGGTGAAACAGAACGTGTTGCCTTTAGCGATGCCGATATTGAAGCACGCAACTGGGTGATACAAACCCTAAAGGGTTTGGAGATGGAGGTTCAGGTGGATGCTGCGGGAAATATTATCGGGACACGAAAAGGTACCGATGCCACTAAAAAACCCATTGCCTTTGGTTCCCATATTGATAGGGTTCCCAATGGGGGCAACTATGATGGCTGTTTGGGTTCCATGGCGGCTTTGGAAATTATCGAAACGCTAAATGAAAACAACATAACAACCGAACATCCTTTGGAAGTCATCATTTTTCCGAACGAAGAAGGTGGTGTGATGGGCAGTAGGGCCATGGCCGGGAATCTGGGTAAATCAGCCTTTCCCATTGTCAATGCTACAGGATATTCCATGGGCGAAGGTATCATGAGAATAGGAGGAGATACCACAAAAATTGAAAGCGCAAAACGTGAAAAAGGTAGCTTAGCCGCTTTTTTGGAGCTTCATATCGAGCAAGGCGGCAAGCTGGAAAAGGAGCAATTGGACATAGGCGTGGTAGAGGGAATCGTCGGACTGAATTGGTGGGATGTCGTATTTACCGGTTTTGCCAATCATGCCGGCACCACTCCCATGGATGCGCGACAAGATGCACTATTGGCTGCAGCCAAATATATTGTGGCCGTAAATGAAATTACCAATAGTTTTGAAGGCACCCAAGTAGGTACCGTAGGGCGAATAAAGGCAGAACCTGGCGCTCCGAACGTAATTCCTGGTAAGGTAGTGGCCAGCTTGGAAATACGTGACCTCTCCTCCGAGGTCATCCAGAAAGTGTACAACGCCATTAAAGAGAAAACTGAGGAGATTGCGGAATCCTCCAACGTATCCGTTGAGTTTTTACCGTTGGATACCACTGCAGAACCCGCCCTGACTGATACTAAGATTCAAAAAGAAATTGAAAGCTCTGCCAAGGCATTGGGGTTAAGCTATCAATATATGCCCAGCGGTGCCGGCCATGATGCACAGGATATTTCCCGTTTTGCACCAGTTGGGATGATTTTTGTTCCCAGCAAGGGAGGCATCAGTCACTCGCCCAAAGAATTTACGTCAGCAGAAGATATGGCCAATGGTGCCAACGTTCTGCTTCATACTATTTTGTCTTTGGATAAGAAGTTGGATTGA
- a CDS encoding lysoplasmalogenase, which translates to MATIASKSVKTINVLIVVSAILAITTEALGHTPAYMLLKPLTTILVTSLVVLVPQTQQSKFKTLMVLAFLFCLLGDILLLFPAYFVYGLAAFLVAHLLFATSFVQLKGFQTHWISFLALYGIGISLFLWLKPSLGDFMVPVGVYVLVICFMAWQGIGLFLKDKSKPFVWIAVAVLLFMFSDTMIAIAKFKTDFSYSSVVILSTYWLSIGLIANAARRIILSPKS; encoded by the coding sequence ATGGCAACGATAGCATCCAAATCAGTCAAAACAATCAATGTTTTAATAGTGGTTAGCGCAATTTTAGCCATTACGACCGAGGCTTTGGGCCATACCCCGGCTTATATGCTCTTAAAACCATTGACCACGATTTTGGTGACATCTTTGGTTGTGCTTGTTCCCCAAACACAGCAATCCAAATTCAAAACCTTGATGGTCCTTGCTTTTCTGTTTTGTTTGTTGGGGGATATTCTATTGTTGTTTCCCGCATACTTCGTTTATGGACTGGCAGCCTTTTTGGTGGCACATCTGTTGTTTGCCACATCTTTTGTGCAGCTAAAGGGTTTTCAAACTCATTGGATTTCCTTTTTGGCACTTTATGGCATCGGCATCTCTCTTTTTCTGTGGTTAAAACCGAGTCTAGGCGACTTTATGGTACCTGTTGGAGTTTACGTTTTGGTCATCTGTTTTATGGCTTGGCAAGGGATTGGACTTTTCCTTAAGGATAAGAGCAAGCCGTTTGTATGGATTGCGGTGGCCGTGCTCCTATTTATGTTCTCTGATACTATGATTGCCATTGCCAAGTTCAAAACGGATTTCTCTTATTCTAGTGTTGTGATATTAAGCACTTATTGGCTCAGTATTGGTTTGATAGCCAATGCGGCTAGGAGAATTATCTTATCTCCCAAGAGCTGA
- a CDS encoding CYTH domain-containing protein, which yields MEHLEIERKFLVTSDGFKQQATSQTRIVQGFLNTDPERTVRVRIKGEKGFLTVKGPSNDSGTTRFEWETEITAAEATNLIDLCESGILEKVRFEVPWGNHLFEVDEFLGENKGLVLAEVELKHEDERFEKPKWLGEEVTGQIPYYNSQLSIKPFKEWQR from the coding sequence ATGGAACATTTGGAAATAGAACGCAAGTTTTTGGTCACAAGCGATGGATTCAAGCAACAGGCGACATCGCAAACACGTATTGTGCAGGGATTTCTGAACACTGACCCAGAACGAACCGTTAGGGTTCGCATTAAGGGAGAAAAGGGATTTTTGACCGTAAAGGGTCCCAGTAACGATTCTGGAACCACACGTTTTGAATGGGAAACGGAAATTACGGCAGCGGAGGCGACAAACCTTATTGATTTATGTGAATCGGGTATTTTGGAAAAGGTCCGTTTTGAAGTCCCATGGGGAAATCACCTGTTTGAAGTGGATGAGTTTTTGGGTGAAAACAAAGGTTTGGTGCTTGCCGAAGTGGAACTCAAGCATGAAGATGAACGTTTTGAAAAACCGAAATGGCTGGGAGAGGAAGTCACTGGCCAGATACCATATTATAATTCACAATTGAGCATAAAACCCTTTAAGGAATGGCAACGATAG
- the dinB gene encoding DNA polymerase IV: MDFDFPLRKIIHVDMDAFYASVEQHDNPELKGKPLAVGGGSKRGVVSAASYEARKYGVRSAMAGSIALRNCPHLIFVKPRFDRYKEVSLEIREIFYEYTDLVEPLSLDEAYLDVTENKKGNPSATLIAKEIRQKIFDKTGLTASAGISINKFIAKVASDYNKPNGQKTVNPEEVIDFLERLDIRKFYGVGKVTAEKMYRLGIFTGKDLKEKSLEFLDKHFGKSGGHYYHVVRGIHNSEVKPHRTPKSVGAERTFSENLSSEIFMLEKLDNIAHELERRLQKSKIAGKTVTLKIKYSDFTLQTRSKTLPYFIASKDLILETAKELLYQSSLENSVRLLGISLANLNTEKEKDEPKKESVLVQLKFDF, encoded by the coding sequence ATGGATTTCGATTTTCCCTTACGAAAAATCATTCATGTGGATATGGATGCCTTTTACGCCTCGGTGGAACAGCACGACAACCCCGAGCTTAAGGGAAAGCCCCTTGCCGTTGGAGGCGGGTCCAAACGTGGGGTGGTCTCAGCAGCGAGCTACGAAGCCAGAAAATACGGGGTTAGGAGTGCCATGGCCGGCTCCATTGCCTTGCGGAACTGTCCACATCTTATTTTTGTAAAACCCCGATTTGACCGCTATAAGGAGGTATCCCTTGAAATACGGGAAATTTTTTATGAATACACAGACTTGGTGGAACCACTTTCGTTGGATGAGGCCTATTTGGATGTAACGGAAAACAAAAAAGGGAATCCCTCCGCTACCTTGATTGCCAAGGAAATTCGCCAAAAAATCTTTGACAAAACAGGGCTCACGGCGTCTGCGGGAATCTCTATAAACAAGTTTATCGCAAAGGTGGCCAGTGATTACAACAAACCCAATGGTCAAAAAACAGTCAATCCCGAGGAAGTCATTGATTTTTTGGAGCGTCTTGATATCCGAAAGTTTTATGGGGTAGGGAAAGTCACCGCCGAAAAAATGTATCGCCTTGGCATTTTCACGGGGAAAGACCTCAAAGAAAAGTCACTGGAGTTCTTGGACAAACATTTTGGAAAGAGCGGCGGGCACTATTATCATGTGGTGCGTGGCATCCACAACAGCGAAGTAAAACCGCACAGGACTCCAAAGTCGGTAGGGGCGGAACGTACCTTTTCAGAGAATCTGAGCAGTGAGATATTTATGCTGGAAAAATTGGACAATATTGCCCACGAGTTGGAACGCAGGCTTCAGAAATCGAAAATTGCGGGCAAAACGGTGACGCTAAAAATTAAGTACAGCGATTTTACGCTCCAGACCCGGAGCAAGACTTTGCCTTATTTTATCGCTAGCAAGGATTTGATTTTGGAAACCGCAAAGGAGTTGTTGTACCAATCGTCTTTGGAAAACTCCGTTCGTTTGTTGGGCATTTCCTTGGCCAACCTCAACACGGAAAAAGAAAAGGACGAGCCTAAAAAGGAGTCCGTGCTGGTGCAACTGAAATTTGATTTTTAA